Proteins from one Flavobacterium sp. N2038 genomic window:
- the qatD gene encoding Qat anti-phage system TatD family nuclease QatD: MIIDTHCHIDLYQNPRKILQDCVKADITVLAMTNLPSHFEMGYPHFQSLRKIRLALGMHPLMADSHQKEFNLFLTNINKTSYIGEVGLDFSREGITTKNIQIDTFTKILKVISGKKKILSIHSRKAEKEVLELLQKYGITAAIFHWYSGGLGIIDSIVNSGYYFSINPAMIKSSAGRKIISKIPKNFILTETDGPFIIEKDLPLKPGETSSVVNYLAEEWKITKEEVEKIITSNFLRIISCLK, encoded by the coding sequence ATGATTATTGATACGCACTGCCATATAGATTTATATCAGAATCCAAGAAAAATTTTGCAAGATTGTGTGAAAGCTGATATAACTGTATTAGCAATGACCAATTTGCCAAGCCATTTTGAAATGGGATATCCCCATTTTCAATCATTAAGGAAGATAAGACTGGCTTTAGGAATGCATCCCTTAATGGCAGATTCACACCAAAAAGAGTTTAATTTATTTCTTACTAATATTAATAAAACATCGTATATCGGAGAAGTTGGATTAGACTTTTCTAGAGAAGGTATAACTACAAAAAATATACAAATAGATACCTTCACTAAAATACTAAAGGTTATTTCTGGTAAAAAAAAGATACTAAGTATTCATTCCAGAAAGGCAGAAAAAGAAGTTTTAGAACTTTTACAAAAATATGGTATTACAGCAGCAATTTTTCATTGGTATTCAGGTGGGTTAGGTATAATTGATTCTATTGTAAACAGCGGATATTATTTTTCTATTAATCCAGCAATGATTAAATCTTCTGCCGGAAGGAAAATTATTTCTAAAATACCTAAAAATTTTATTTTGACTGAAACGGATGGGCCATTTATTATCGAAAAGGATTTACCATTGAAACCAGGAGAGACATCTTCTGTTGTTAATTATTTAGCAGAAGAATGGAAAATTACTAAAGAAGAAGTAGAAAAAATTATTACATCAAATTTTTTGCGAATAATTAGTTGTTTGAAGTAG
- the qatC gene encoding Qat anti-phage system QueC-like protein QatC, giving the protein MRINVVIEDADYGKFSDLQLCYLDNGVNRKVPLSFLGYERVFDFTTDFTSVKFDFFLVSAIVYGVDNLLSRAIYSNDGWTRDIEVEFPVENLAVWSGKEEKIKQILDFLTGDNWQISFRELEDVNLFQPRTNRRKIPSYDKDSIKSVSLFSGGLDSLIGVVDELEKLRNNERILLVSHFDSKSPGPNGDQRKLLRHLMTQYPNKIYWVQSKLALSRKDSDGSRVTIENNYRSRSLFFIGLGCYLSPTDDLIIPENGTISINYPLTPSRVSSLSTRTTHPYVLKNTQELLVDLGLSTIIHNPYTFKTKGEMFIECKNQTFIQGVFQNSVSCGKRGRKQNWEVKIGVQECGICMPCIYRRAALNKAGLDNENHYGNFITRANSRNYSKDLPALINYLKRDISLEKMKRDLLVNGNIEIDNLEQYANMVLMSKEEVLQLFREKGNRFVKSELGIR; this is encoded by the coding sequence ATGAGAATAAACGTAGTTATTGAGGATGCAGATTATGGAAAGTTCTCAGATTTGCAGCTTTGTTACCTGGATAACGGAGTAAATAGAAAGGTTCCATTATCTTTCTTGGGTTATGAAAGGGTTTTTGATTTTACGACTGATTTTACTTCTGTAAAATTTGACTTTTTTCTTGTGTCTGCAATAGTTTATGGTGTAGATAATCTACTTAGTCGGGCTATTTATTCAAATGATGGTTGGACAAGAGATATAGAAGTAGAGTTTCCAGTGGAAAACTTAGCTGTATGGAGTGGTAAAGAAGAAAAAATTAAACAGATTTTAGACTTCTTAACGGGCGATAATTGGCAGATTTCTTTTCGAGAATTAGAAGATGTTAATTTGTTTCAACCACGTACAAATAGAAGAAAAATTCCAAGTTACGACAAAGATTCCATTAAATCTGTAAGTTTATTTTCAGGTGGCTTAGATTCTTTAATTGGAGTTGTCGATGAATTAGAGAAGCTAAGAAATAATGAAAGAATACTTCTGGTATCTCACTTTGATTCAAAATCTCCAGGTCCAAATGGAGACCAGAGAAAGCTGTTAAGGCATTTAATGACCCAATATCCAAATAAAATATATTGGGTACAATCAAAATTGGCATTATCACGAAAAGATAGTGATGGTAGCAGAGTAACTATCGAAAATAATTATCGTAGTCGTTCTCTTTTTTTTATTGGGTTGGGCTGTTATTTATCCCCTACTGATGATTTGATAATTCCTGAGAATGGTACAATCTCAATCAATTATCCTTTGACGCCATCAAGAGTAAGCTCTTTGAGTACTAGAACAACCCATCCGTATGTTTTAAAAAATACGCAAGAATTACTTGTCGATTTAGGATTATCTACAATAATACATAATCCTTATACATTTAAAACTAAAGGAGAAATGTTTATTGAATGTAAAAATCAAACATTTATACAAGGTGTTTTTCAAAATTCGGTTTCTTGTGGCAAAAGAGGTAGAAAGCAAAATTGGGAGGTAAAAATAGGTGTTCAGGAGTGTGGAATTTGTATGCCTTGTATTTATAGACGAGCTGCTTTGAATAAAGCAGGGCTAGATAATGAAAATCATTATGGTAATTTTATTACTAGGGCTAATTCACGAAACTACAGTAAAGATTTACCAGCATTAATTAATTATCTAAAAAGAGATATATCTTTGGAGAAAATGAAAAGAGATTTGTTAGTTAATGGAAATATTGAGATTGATAATCTTGAACAATATGCGAACATGGTATTAATGTCTAAAGAGGAAGTTTTACAATTATTTAGAGAAAAAGGAAATAGATTTGTAAAATCTGAGTTAGGGATAAGATGA